The window gcaaccccatggtctgtagcccaccaggctcctctatccatgagattatccaggcaagaataccagagtgggttgctgtttgctcctccaggggatcttcctgacccagggactgaacccgtgtcttttgtgcctccttcattggcaggcagattctttaccactgggaggCCATCTGGGAGGCCTGCCTAGCCCACAGAAGGTGCTGAGTACATATTAGCTCCCTTGGTGGTTGCTTCTTTTGGGGATGTGGATGGTGAGGTCCCCACATGCTGAGTCCCATCTGGTGGTGAAGAGTGTGGGCTCCAGAGCCAGACTGCTAGCTTCAAGCCAGCTCCCCCAATCATCTAGTCCTTAAACCCTGGACGAGTTAGTTACCCACACAGAGCTTCTGTTTCttccagtgaaagtgaagtcactcagtcgtgtccgaccctttgtgaccccatggactgtagcccactgtagtccatgggattttccaggcaagaatactcaagtgggttgccatttcctttaccaggggatcttcctgacccagggatcgaacccaggtctcccgcattgcaggcagatgctttaacctctgagccaccagggaagcaacatGTGAACCTTTCTTGTGTTGTGGttggaaggattaaatgagataaagcatGAAAAGCTGTTGGCATAGTCCCTGGCATCCAATCGCTGTTCAATAGTTGTTGACAAATTTCATTAAGGATGACTTGCCTAAAATACCCCCAAGAGCAAGTGGATTCACCAGCACTGGAATCTAGCGCCACACTCTTTCTGCTAACCATGGCAGCTTCCACTGAAAACGAGCTTACGCTGATGGAGGACCAACTGCATCTCAAGACACTGATACCAAGGCAAAGCACCTCATAGGGATATTATGAGCCGAGGAGGGGCGAGTAACTCTCTTAATGTCACAGAACTAGTCATCTGGGAATATGGGAGTCAGACTGTCTGACCTCAAGTCCCACAACCACTGTCTATGCCAGTCACTCTTAAATTCTAGTATGGATCAGAGTCACCTGGATGGCTTGCTAAAATTCAGATAACAAGCCCTTCTTCCAGGGATTTTTAtgggttttttcctttcacttctgaaattaaaaatgggTTTTATCCCCAAGAAGGAAATATGGCTCTGATCCTACTACTACAGTCTTAAGAACTCTGAAATATACAACAGGGTTTATTACTAACTACAGTTACCAGACTGGACATTGCATCCCCAGGACTTATATTGCTTATAACTGAAAGTGTGTACcatctttaaaaagatttttactgGTATATAGTTGCTCTCCCAGAGTTTTTGATTCAGCCAGCCTGGGGAAGAGCCCGAGAATTTGCATTCTTAACAAGTTCCCAGATGCCATCAATGCTGCTGGTCTGGGTACCACATCTAGAGAATGTGGACTATACTAAGCTGCCTTCGCTGGGTACAATTCattgtgatgatagactgtgggGGTctaccctgaatatccattggaacgACTGATAACTGaaacagaagctccaatactttggttacctgatgtgaagagctgacttgctggaagactctgatgctggcaaagattgaggacaggaggagaagggggtgacagaggatgagatggttggatggcatcactgactcaaaggacatgagtttgagcaagctccgggagatggtgaaggacagggaagcttggcgtgctgcagtccataggatgacaaagagttgggcacatgACAGCGACTGAACATCTGCAAAAACTCTGCTGACCTCTCAGGCTTCCAGGAGCCCCAAGGAGAGCTCTGGGGCACATTCAGGAAATGTATCTCTGTTAAGCTCCTTGGAGCCTCATGACACGACCCACACCTTGTCAGATGCACACAGATTCCACTAGGCACAGCCTATGGGTTCAGAGCCAGCACTCCCAGTtaggtgttttattatttattcacttgACAGGAAACATACATTTGGTCATATAAAACACCATGCTACTGGCTTAATTAGTTGCTGTTGTACAACGTAACTCCTTCTGGCATTCAGGAATCCCTTGCAAAGCCAACTGAGGACAGCTCAGTCACTGGAGAGAAGAATCCTGCCCCGAAGAAAAGACCCACTGCTAGGCTCTCTCTGGGCAGCCTGTGTCCCAGAGCCCTGCAAGAGCCATTCACACAAGTTGGACATTATCAAAATAATGGTCATGCTGGGAGGAATGGGTGTTCTGAACTAGAAGATGATCTTAAAACCAGAGCATACCAGGCAATtcatatatattacaaatatataaattaagaGGTCTACACGTATACAAAATCTTTCCAAGGGGACGTGATTTTCATTCAATGTCATGCCAGGTATTTGTCAGGACCTTGAAAACAAAGGCAATGTTCAGTGGAGCTGGTATTAAAATTAGAAGGTATTTATACACAGGCCCTGCTCCTCTCGTGTCCACCATGGAACCCTCTGGTGTTGTCAGGGCCTCTGGGCAACCTCAGTACCCCCACCGGTAGCCCATCTGCAGTCTGCATCTTCCGAGAGAGCAGGGGACTCGCTCGGGGGCTCTTCTCCTGTGGCCCCATCTCAGCTTGACGGCGCCTCCGAACCCAGGGGCTGCCAGAGGGAGTGACGCTGCTGTCCGAGGAATAGTCCGTGCACTTGCGAACGATCTCAGGACTGGCGCTTGTGTTCGGCCTCCCTTCTTCGGCCAGGGGGGATTTCCTGGAGACCCCTTTGCGCTGAGCCAAGGGGCTGCTCCAAGGACTTGAGCACGGGGAGGCATTGGGGCTCAGAAAGAGATTCTGGTGGCTGGAAGGGCTGAGCTTGTTGGCAGCCGCATGTCGCCGGCCAGCCATAGGGGATGTCGGATTGCTCTCAGGGTCAGAGGAGCTGTTGGCGGAAGACTCGTCCCCCATGTACTGCAACTCCTCGACTCTCCTGTTGAGGGACTTGTTCAGGTGGATGCTCGAGGTGGGTTCTTCGTCCTGGTTCTTCTCTTTGGATGGTTTCTTTTTGGGTGGCTTCATGCCAATCAGGATAGCTTTCATGCTTTCCCTGCCCTGAGACTCTGTGATCATGAACTCGTGGGCTTTGATGGCTGCTTCCACCTCCTCGAACTCCACAATGGCACACTCTTGGGTCCCCACCTGGCTGTACCGGTTGCTGATCCTGCGGATATCAGGGGGCAGCTCTCTCCCGGGTTTAAGGATTCGCACTGACGAGATGACTCCAAAGGTCCCGAAGAGCTTGAGGAGGTGTTCCATCACCTTCTCCTGAACCCGTCCGTTCTTCTGGGGGGTGGCCAGGGCCCACAGCTTGGGGGACAGGTAGAGGTCATAGACCAGGAGCATCTTGCTGGGGAGGTTCTCATTGGGGAAGAGTGGGACAGGGGTGGTCCTCCTCACCTTCCGGTGGTCCTCGTTCAACTCCAGGGTCACTGAGTACTTTAAGGCGTGAGCTGTGGTTCTCCAGTCCCGGGTAAGGTGCTTCACCTGAAGAACACAGAGCAAATCGGAAATGGTACCTACTGTCCTCGTCCTCCTGGCGTTCTCTCtaatctccctccctcctttccttacCCCAGTAACACCAGTATCTGGGATCATACCTGCTGTGTGCAGGCACTCAGAAACCTAGTGAGTGAACGAACACACTTTCTGTAACTATGAACAAGGCAGTATGGTTTAGAGCAGTGATGTCCGACAGATCTTTCtgaggtgatggaaatattctattcTGTGCAAGTTGAGCGGTTAAATCCAAAACAGGTCTATTGGATACGAAATTTCAAGGTCCACCTCTGACTGGCAGTAAGACCTAAAGACTTATTCAATCTCTCAGTACCTCaactttctcatttataaaatggagatattaaTATTGCCTACCTTATAGAACTGTCATAAGAATTAGATGAATAGAGAAATATATACAGATCTACACCCAgatacacatttatataaaacTTAGGGTAGTGTCCAGCTCACAGAGTAGTCAATAAATATTATGTGATATCCATATTTCAAATATTACATGCTACCATTTCGACAGGATCTGGATATTTTAACACTCGAATCCTTCTCTGAAGTGATATTTCTGCATTTAATACACAGAAGGTGCCAAAAGATCTTTCAATACCTCCTAAAAATGATGTGGGCTGTTTCGACTAGGAATTAAATCCTACTTGGGTGTCAAGGAGAATGATGAAACAGTCCCTCACTCCTCTTCTTTTAGTGGAAATTGTGTGTATCAGTGCTACAGCCCAGGGAAGCTATATTTATGCTGTAAAACAGTCATTTTCAAGAGGCCCACTTCCAGGAAAGGGAATGCCATGGAGAATGAGTCATCCCAAAGAGCCAGtggaggtgggtggggtgggtaACCTGAGCCAGTACAGACAGTGGGCAGAGGCACCCTGACTCAAACAGAAACTTCCCGGAATGAAGAAGGGAGGGCTCCCAAACAGGGCAGGTGTGGGAACTGgtgctgccaggctcctgtggaGAGAGCACTGTCCACTGTCCTGTGGCCTCTGGGTGAAACAGCCCAGGCTGGGGCTTGGGGTTCTAGAATCACAAGTCGCCTACACACAGACCTACAGGGCTGATCCCTGTGGCATGAGCCAAGGGCAGAGAGAAGCAGATCCAGGCAAAGGGCTGGACTTCAGGTGGACAGCCAATGAGGGACCCAGAAAACATGAAGAAGATGACCAAGGGACAGTTCTGGGTCATGGGACACCCACACAGTGGCTCTGTGGGGGTGAAACACAGGGGGGCCTTTTCCACTGCTGGTCAGGGAGGAAGCACtcaggagaggaggggaagaTTGGGCAAGGAGTGTTgggggaggccatggcaacctGGCCTTAGAGGGCTGGAGAAGCTGCTGGAAGACCATGGCCAATCCAGAGAGAAGCAGGACCCAGCACCTGCTGCTCAAAGCCAGGAGTCAGGGCCACTGGAAAACCTCAGTTAGGACTGCGCATCCCAGGCCTGGGTCTGTGAGCCTGGAGGAGTGTCTGGGTACAAGCTGGGAAGAGGAACCAGGCAGCTGCCATCTTTGTGCAATTACTAGAGCTTGGTAAGACTTTCTGAAACTCTGTGATCGCCCTGTTAGTACCTTTGTAATGCATGTGCaagctaagttgctccagtcatgtctgactctttgcaactctatggaccacagcctatcagactcctctgtccatgcgattctctgggcaagaatactggagtgggttgccataccctcctccaggggatctttccaacccagggatcaaatctgcatttctcatgtctcccgcattggcaggtgggttctttaccactagggccacctgggaagcccctaccttTGTCATATATGCTTCCTATTATGAGCAGCAGGAAACCTCTGAGAATGAAAAAGGTCTTTGCTGTCATTTTGGAGGTGTCGGGGAGTCTGTGTCAATTCTGCAGCCAGTTTTCAACAGAGGAGAACTCTCCTAAACAGATCCACTTAAGTGGCAGcttaaaagtgaaacaaaatacaAGTCAAGTGCGTcgctaagttgggtccaactcttgcgaccccacaggaccgtagcctgccagggtcctctgtctttgggattctcctggcaagaataccagggtgggtGGCCAagtccttcttcagggtatctacccaacccagaaactgaacgcaggtcttttgcattgcaggcagatttttaccaactgagttacatGGGAAGCATAAAACAAAATTAGGCTCACTTTAAGAGTCCCTGTGGAGGAATAAAGGAAAGGTACAGGATGATTCCACTGATTGCTCCATTTTGGGGTCCCCCACAAACACTGTCGATGTGAGGGCTTGCTCACTGTTCTCTGGACATgtgtgatactgtgatttatactaagaaataaatttatttcgtCTTCTTCCCTGGTACTAGCTCCTAAGACCTTTGTAAATTTCTGAGTGATAAGAGCACAAGAAGGAGCTTTCCAgagggtgcagtggtaaagaatccacctgcaatgcaggagacctgggctcgatccctgggtcaggaagatcccctggagaaggaaacggcaacccactccagtgttcttgcctgggcaatcccatggacagaggagcctggctacagtcatTGGGTCCCAAAAGGGTCAGaagtgactcagtgactaaacaacaagggcacaggagcatcttttgttctaataagGTGACTCTGGGTGGGCTCTTGGATGGGGtggggctggtcaccagaaagaccagtCGTGATTTGAAGCTTGGAACTTTTAGC of the Muntiacus reevesi chromosome 7, mMunRee1.1, whole genome shotgun sequence genome contains:
- the LARP6 gene encoding la-related protein 6; the protein is MAQPGEEALPGPETAVQIRVAIQEAEDVEEPEDEEEGAEARGAGDPARYLSPGWGSASEEEPSRGHSGATTSGGENERDDLEQEWQPPDEELIKKLVDQIEFYFSDENLEKDAFLLKHVRRNKLGYVSVKLLTSFKKVKHLTRDWRTTAHALKYSVTLELNEDHRKVRRTTPVPLFPNENLPSKMLLVYDLYLSPKLWALATPQKNGRVQEKVMEHLLKLFGTFGVISSVRILKPGRELPPDIRRISNRYSQVGTQECAIVEFEEVEAAIKAHEFMITESQGRESMKAILIGMKPPKKKPSKEKNQDEEPTSSIHLNKSLNRRVEELQYMGDESSANSSSDPESNPTSPMAGRRHAAANKLSPSSHQNLFLSPNASPCSSPWSSPLAQRKGVSRKSPLAEEGRPNTSASPEIVRKCTDYSSDSSVTPSGSPWVRRRRQAEMGPQEKSPRASPLLSRKMQTADGLPVGVLRLPRGPDNTRGFHGGHERSRACV